A region of Toxorhynchites rutilus septentrionalis strain SRP chromosome 1, ASM2978413v1, whole genome shotgun sequence DNA encodes the following proteins:
- the LOC129782116 gene encoding uncharacterized protein LOC129782116 yields MTPPKKHESRSTAARLKRLFRQRTTILGSAALVRKFDEQYQDGQIHQLKVRIESLDQLWAEFARVQDEIEELECHVDFDEEDDDVEPTLSEQRIRFQNLYFELKASLISKLPAPGASATVASTPQDHRPPVQPTHSVRLPEINIPEFCGNPSNWIVFRDIFRSMIHMNVQLSSVQKMHYLKAALKGDAARIVANLGVNSGNYPIAWKSVCERYDNPNLLRKHHFATLFAIPCVKRASSSSLYNLVDEFDHQVGILEKLDDPASLWDTVLVETLSKRLDTATLKEWENSCEVEERPTYKNLVDFVRKASRVLQSVTLLQSPSQSSEAKPTKPKPISTHIVTETTSKCSLCKQAHPLYKCDQHGDEATF; encoded by the coding sequence ATGACACCACCGAAGAAGCACGAATCACGCTCCACGGCGGCGAGACTGAAAAGGCTTTTTCGACAAAGAACAACTATTCTCGGTTCTGCCGCGTTGGTCAGAAAATTTGATGAACAATACCAAGACGGACAAATTCACCAACTTAAAGTGCGGATTGAATCTTTAGACCAATTGTGGGCAGAATTTGCACGGGTGCAAGATGAAATCGAAGAGCTCGAATGTCACGTAGATTTCGACGAAGAAGATGATGATGTTGAGCCAACTTTGTCCGAGCAACGCATCCGTTTCCAAAATTTGTACTTTGAGCTCAAAGCGTCGCTCATTAGCAAGCTACCGGCCCCAGGCGCTTCGGCTACGGTTGCTTCTACGCCACAAGACCATCGTCCACCGGTTCAACCAACGCATTCTGTGCGGTTGCCGGAGATCAACATTCCTGAGTTTTGCGGCAATCCATCCAACTGGATTGTATTTCGGGACATTTTTCGGTCCATGATACACATGAATGTGCAACTCTCGTCGGTGCAGAAAATGCACTATCTGAAGGCGGCTCTCAAAGGCGATGCTGCTCGTATTGTTGCTAATTTGGGAGTGAATTCAGGAAACTATCCGATCGCATGGAAATCGGTTTGTGAGCGATACGATAATCCGAATCTTCTACGGAAACATCATTTCGCTACTCTTTTTGCAATTCCTTGTGTAAAAAGGGCTTCGTCGTCGAGCTTATATAACCTCGTTGACGAATTCGACCATCAGGTGGGAATTTTAGAGAAGCTGGACGACCCAGCTAGTCTGTGGGACACTGTGCTCGTTGAAACCCTGAGTAAGCGATTAGATACTGCTACGCTCAAGGAATGGGAAAATTCGTGTGAGGTAGAAGAGCGCCCAACTTACAAGAACCTGGTAGATTTTGTACGGAAAGCTTCGCGTGTGCTGCAATCCGTAACGCTGTTGCAGTCTCCGAGTCAATCTTCCGAAGCAAAACCCACTAAACCCAAACCGATTTCCACTCATATAGTAACAGAGACAACAAGCAAATGTTCTCTTTGCAAACAAGCCCACCCACTCTACAAATGCGATCAGCATGGAGACGAAGCCACGTTTTGA
- the LOC129782105 gene encoding uncharacterized protein LOC129782105, protein MFLRRRILLTAFPAVFPRPRLSMIHYGGMGHNFSYSPSKIGLETWLTSLNSTDGRKTGPLQPGEIDHALKSLIRSVQATEFSEELNHLTANPQRKLTRKDRKLQSSLKSLNPFLDDFGLLRSSNPKVGGRLAKLSAAFDTRAPILLPACHHLTVLIARSIHIRTLHGGPTLLLSTIRQRFWPLRGRDLARKVFRQCVMCFRCSPKQTEQLMAHLPSVRITPARVFLNSGMDYCGPFSVRPLVGRGANVKTYVAVFVCMVVKAVHLEVVNDLTSIACVNAIKRFVARRGRVVNLYCDNSTAFVGADRELKQLRRQFLQQFSTESWNGYCLESGVNFHFIPPRSPHHGGLWEAGVKSFKFHLRRILGSRSFTLEELTTAVAQIESVLNSRPLSPMSSHPKDLSSLTPGHFLVGEPLYSIPEPDYTEQPISRLKRFQEMKRSVQDFWKRWSRDYVSELHQRSKWQRVRDEMKIGSLVLLKQENLPPLEWNLGRVVAIAPGKDGHVRVIEVRTAKGLYKRAVTEVYLLPIEEPVANVEDDPRTLTTMS, encoded by the exons ATGTTCCTTCGAAGGAGAATCCTGCTGACCGCATTTCCCGCGGTGTTTCCCCGTCCCAGATTATCGATGATTCATTATGGTGGCATGGGCCACAATTTCTCGTACAGCCCGTCGAAGATTGGCCTAGAAACGTGGTTAACCTCTCTCAA CTCAACGGATGGTCGGAAAACTGGTCCTTTGCAGCCTGGTGAGATAGATCACGCTCTCAAATCGCTTATTCGCTCCGTCCAAGCAACGGAATTTTCGGAAGAGTTGAACCATCTAACAGCAAACCCTCAACGTAAGCTAACAAGAAAGGACAGGAAGCTACAATCGTCGCTCAAGTCTCTCAATCCGTTTTTAGACGATTTTGGATTACTACGTAGTAGTAATCCAAAAGTAGGTGGTCGCTTGGCCAAACTGTCAGCCGCTTTCGACACTCGAGCACCAATTCTGCTTCCTGCTTGTCATCATCTGACCGTGTTGATCGCACGCTCTATCCACATCAGAACGCTGCACGGAGGACCAACTCTGCTTCTATCGACCATAAGACAACGGTTTTGGCCACTTCGAGGGCGAGATCTTGCGCGAAAAGTATTTCGCCAGTGCGTCATGTGCTTCCGGTGTTCCCCGAAACAAACTGAACAGTTAATGGCACATTTGCCTTCAGTACGAATAACTCCCGCGCGCGTCTTTTTGAATAGTGGCATGGACTATTGTGGGCCATTCAGTGTTCGTCCGTTGGTTGGGAGAGGAGCGAACGTGAAAACATACGTCGCCGTCTTCGTATGTATGGTGGTGAAAGCGGTACACCTCGAAGTGGTGAACGATCTAACATCCATCGCGTGTGTAAATGCAATAAAAAGATTTGTTGCGCGTCGCGGTCGGGTCGTGAATCTCTACTGCGACAATTCGACGGCCTTCGTCGGCGCAGATCGGGAGTTGAAACAGCTGCGTCGTCAATTCCTTCAGCAATTCTCTACGGAAAGCTGGAACGGATACTGCCTGGAAAGCGGTGTCAACTTTCACTTCATTCCGCCTAGATCCCCTCACCATGGAGGCCTGTGGGAGGCTGGGGTGAAATCCTTTAAATTTCACCTTCGAAGAATATTGGGAAGCCGATCCTTCACGTTGGAAGAGCTCACTACAGCGGTTGCTCAAATCGAGAGTGTCTTGAATTCTAGACCGTTGTCACCGATGTCCAGCCACCCGAAAGATCTGAGCAGTCTCACTCCGGGTCACTTCCTAGTCGGAGAACCTTTGTACTCTATCCCTGAACCCGATTACACCGAGCAACCCATCAGCCGACTCAAACGCTTCCAGGAAATGAAACGCAGCGTCCAGGACTTTTGGAAACGCTGGTCTCGTGATTATGTTAGTGAACTACACCAACGCTCCAAGTGGCAACGCGTTCGAGACGAAATGAAGATAGGATCTCTTGTCCTATTGAAGCAAGAGAATCTTCCGCCATTGGAGTGGAATTTGGGTCGTGTAGTTGCCATCGCTCCAGGTAAAGATGGACACGTACGTGTGATTGAAGTCCGTACCGCCAAGGGTCTCTACAAGCGAGCTGTCACCGAAGTCTACCTGCTCCCCATTGAAGAACCAGTTGCAAACGTAGAAGATGACCCCAGAACGTTGACCACTATGTCGTAG